The following are from one region of the Coffea eugenioides isolate CCC68of chromosome 2, Ceug_1.0, whole genome shotgun sequence genome:
- the LOC113764140 gene encoding BAHD acyltransferase DCR — protein sequence MAGELSKDEQHSPLGNVKILSASYVKPRKALGRKECQLVTFDLPYLAFYYNQKLLIYKLGDGEFDKAVEELKESLSLVLEDFYQLAGKLGKDEEGVFGVEYDDDMNGVEVVVAEAPETAVADLTDEEGTLKFKELLPYSNILNLEGLHRPLLSLQLTKLKDGLSMGCAFNHAVLDGTSTWHFMSSWAQISSGENSISVPPFLDRPKARNTRVKLNLSNPSDAPEHAKSAPNGDVNEVKPGPRLREKVFRFSATAIDQIKAKVNANANANANGSDGSKPFSTFQSLSTHVWHAVTRARQLKPEDITVFTVFVDCRKRVDPPMPESYFGNLIQAIFTGTAAGLLLANPPEFGAALIQKAIENHNSEAIDARNKEWESNPKIFEFKDAGANCVAVGSSPRFKVYDVDFGFGRPETVRSGCNNRFDGMVYLYPGKSGGTSIDVEISLEGSALERLEKDKDFLLDF from the exons ATGGCAGGTGAACTTTCGAAGGACGAGCAACATAGTCCCTTAGGAAATGTCAAAATCCTGAGCGCTAGCTACGTCAAGCCTAGAAAAGCACTAGGAAGGAAGGAGTGCCAGTTGGTCACGTTTGATCTCCCATACTTGGCCTTCTACTACAACCAGAAGTTGTTGATCTATAAATTGGGGGATGGTGAATTTGACAAGGCAGTGGAAGAATTGAAAGAAAGCTTGAGCCTGGTGCTGGAGGACTTCTACCAACTGGCGGGAAAGTTGGGTAAAGATGAGGAAGGAGTGTTCGGGGTGGAGTATGATGATGATATGAATGGTgtggaggtggtggtggcggaGGCACCGGAGACGGCTGTGGCTGATCTGACCGATGAAGAGGGCACCCTCAAGTTTAAGGAGCTGTTGCCTTACAGCAACATCCTCAACTTGGAGGGGCTTCACCGGCCACTTTTGTCCCTGCAG CTGACCAAGCTCAAGGACGGACTATCCATGGGCTGCGCTTTCAATCATGCAGTACTGGACGGTACCTCCACATGGCATTTCATGAGCTCCTGGGCCCAAATCTCCAGCGGAGAGAACTCCATCTCTGTCCCACCCTTCCTGGACCGCCCCAAGGCCCGTAACACCAGAGTGAAGCTTAACCTCTCCAATCCTTCCGACGCACCAGAGCACGCCAAGTCAGCGCCCAACGGTGACGTCAACGAAGTTAAGCCCGGCCCACGACTCAGAGAAAAAGTCTTCAGGTTCTCCGCCACAGCCATTGATCAGATCAAGGCCAAGGTCAATGCCAATGCCAATGCCAATGCCAACGGATCCGACGGCTCAAAACCATTCTCCACATTCCAGTCTCTTTCCACGCACGTGTGGCATGCGGTCACGCGTGCCCGCCAACTCAAGCCCGAGGATATCACCGTCTTCACAGTCTTCGTGGACTGCCGGAAAAGGGTGGACCCTCCTATGCCGGAGAGCTACTTCGGGAACCTCATTCAGGCCATCTTCACCGGGACGGCGGCGGGGTTGTTGCTGGCGAATCCACCCGAGTTTGGGGCTGCTCTAATACAAAAGGCCATCGAGAATCACAACTCCGAAGCCATCGATGCGCGCAACAAGGAGTGGGAGAGCAACCCCAAGATATTCGAGTTCAAAGATGCCGGAGCGAACTGCGTCGCCGTGGGAAGCTCCCCACGCTTTAAGGTTTACGACGTggattttgggtttggaaggccGGAGACGGTGAGGAGCGGATGCAACAACAGGTTTGATGGGATGGTGTATCTGTATCCGGGAAAGAGTGGAGGTACAAGCATTGATGTGGAGATCAGCTTGGAGGGCAGTGCCCTGGAGAGGCTGGAGAAGGATAAGGATTTCCTCTTAGACTTTTAG
- the LOC113761321 gene encoding sec-independent protein translocase protein TATB, chloroplastic isoform X2, whose product MASAILSPSASSLRLSSLSSSSSTNRRHTFWGLSSSAISVSSQSSSFDFSVWLPQLGLCQTHQWTGLKRFGISSAQHLIKLERSGKRTRIGVYASLFGVGAPEVLVIGVVALLVFGPKGLAEVARNLGKTLRAFQPTIRELQDVSREFKSTLEREIGLDDIQTSTKSTLSSNPTKTTSSPSSDPSSEVSPTEIDANGSASPGKPFSSEAFLKITEQQLRAAAAKEERESKSPGENQPEIQENQPEVQNLVAEQQIETASSGESQSKIETQNQGSPPDAASAIPSPGKPERDT is encoded by the exons ATGGCTTCTGCAATTTTAAGTCCTAGTGCATCATCCCTCCGTCTTTCATCGCTGTCTTCTTCTTCGTCCACAAATAGGAGGCACACCTTCTGGGGCCTCTCCAGTTCTGCAATTTCAGTATCCTCCCAAAGCTCAAGTTTTGATTTCTCCGTCTGGCTTCCTCAGCTGGGTCTCTGTCAAACCCACCAATGGACCGGTCTCAAGCGTTTTGGCATCTCCTCCGCGCAACACCTCATAAAACTTG AAAGGAGCGGCAAACGTACAAGAATAGGTGTTTACGCATCTCTATTTGGGGTTGGGGCTCCTGAGGTTTTGGTGATCGGAGTGGTGGCTTTGTTAGTTTTTGGTCCCAAGGGTCTTGCTGAG GTTGCTCGTAATTTGGGAAAAACATTACGCGCATTTCAACCTACAATTAGGGAACTTCAG GACGTTTCTAGGGAATTCAAAAGCACACTTGAGAGAGAGATTGGTCTTGATGACATTCAAACTTCAACCAAGAGCACATTAAGCTCTAATCCGACCAAGACTACCTCAAGCCCTTCATCAGATCCAAGTTCTGAGGTTTCTCCAACAGAGATCGATGCTA ATGGTTCTGCATCCCCTGGCAAACCATTTTCAAGTGAAGCATTCCTAAAGATAACTGAGCAACAGCTAAGAGCAGCTGCTGCAAAGGAAGAGCGAGAGAGCAAATCTCCTGGTGAGAATCAGCCGGAAATTCAGGAGAATCAGCCGGAAGTTCAAAACCTTGTTGCTGAGCAGCAGATAGAGACGGCATCTTCTGGTGAAAGTCAGTCTAAAATCGAAACCCAGAATCAAG GCAGTCCTCCAGATGCTGCTTCAGCCATACCTTCTCCTGGGAAGCCCGAGAGAGATACCTGA
- the LOC113761321 gene encoding sec-independent protein translocase protein TATB, chloroplastic isoform X4 — protein MASAILSPSASSLRLSSLSSSSSTNRRHTFWGLSSSAISVSSQSSSFDFSVWLPQLGLCQTHQWTGLKRFGISSAQHLIKLERSGKRTRIGVYASLFGVGAPEVLVIGVVALLVFGPKGLAEVARNLGKTLRAFQPTIRELQDVSREFKSTLEREIGLDDIQTSTKSTLSSNPTKTTSSPSSDPSSEVSPTEIDANGSASPGKPFSSEAFLKITEQQLRAAAAKEERESKSPGENQPEIQENQPEVQNLVAEQQIETASSGESSPPDAASAIPSPGKPERDT, from the exons ATGGCTTCTGCAATTTTAAGTCCTAGTGCATCATCCCTCCGTCTTTCATCGCTGTCTTCTTCTTCGTCCACAAATAGGAGGCACACCTTCTGGGGCCTCTCCAGTTCTGCAATTTCAGTATCCTCCCAAAGCTCAAGTTTTGATTTCTCCGTCTGGCTTCCTCAGCTGGGTCTCTGTCAAACCCACCAATGGACCGGTCTCAAGCGTTTTGGCATCTCCTCCGCGCAACACCTCATAAAACTTG AAAGGAGCGGCAAACGTACAAGAATAGGTGTTTACGCATCTCTATTTGGGGTTGGGGCTCCTGAGGTTTTGGTGATCGGAGTGGTGGCTTTGTTAGTTTTTGGTCCCAAGGGTCTTGCTGAG GTTGCTCGTAATTTGGGAAAAACATTACGCGCATTTCAACCTACAATTAGGGAACTTCAG GACGTTTCTAGGGAATTCAAAAGCACACTTGAGAGAGAGATTGGTCTTGATGACATTCAAACTTCAACCAAGAGCACATTAAGCTCTAATCCGACCAAGACTACCTCAAGCCCTTCATCAGATCCAAGTTCTGAGGTTTCTCCAACAGAGATCGATGCTA ATGGTTCTGCATCCCCTGGCAAACCATTTTCAAGTGAAGCATTCCTAAAGATAACTGAGCAACAGCTAAGAGCAGCTGCTGCAAAGGAAGAGCGAGAGAGCAAATCTCCTGGTGAGAATCAGCCGGAAATTCAGGAGAATCAGCCGGAAGTTCAAAACCTTGTTGCTGAGCAGCAGATAGAGACGGCATCTTCTGGTGAAA GCAGTCCTCCAGATGCTGCTTCAGCCATACCTTCTCCTGGGAAGCCCGAGAGAGATACCTGA
- the LOC113761321 gene encoding sec-independent protein translocase protein TATB, chloroplastic isoform X3: MASAILSPSASSLRLSSLSSSSSTNRRHTFWGLSSSAISVSSQSSSFDFSVWLPQLGLCQTHQWTGLKRFGISSAQHLIKLERSGKRTRIGVYASLFGVGAPEVLVIGVVALLVFGPKGLAEVARNLGKTLRAFQPTIRELQDVSREFKSTLEREIGLDDIQTSTKSTLSSNPTKTTSSPSSDPSSEVSPTEIDANGSASPGKPFSSEAFLKITEQQLRAAAAKEERESKSPGENQPEIQENQPEVQNLVAEQQIETASSGEIISGSPPDAASAIPSPGKPERDT; encoded by the exons ATGGCTTCTGCAATTTTAAGTCCTAGTGCATCATCCCTCCGTCTTTCATCGCTGTCTTCTTCTTCGTCCACAAATAGGAGGCACACCTTCTGGGGCCTCTCCAGTTCTGCAATTTCAGTATCCTCCCAAAGCTCAAGTTTTGATTTCTCCGTCTGGCTTCCTCAGCTGGGTCTCTGTCAAACCCACCAATGGACCGGTCTCAAGCGTTTTGGCATCTCCTCCGCGCAACACCTCATAAAACTTG AAAGGAGCGGCAAACGTACAAGAATAGGTGTTTACGCATCTCTATTTGGGGTTGGGGCTCCTGAGGTTTTGGTGATCGGAGTGGTGGCTTTGTTAGTTTTTGGTCCCAAGGGTCTTGCTGAG GTTGCTCGTAATTTGGGAAAAACATTACGCGCATTTCAACCTACAATTAGGGAACTTCAG GACGTTTCTAGGGAATTCAAAAGCACACTTGAGAGAGAGATTGGTCTTGATGACATTCAAACTTCAACCAAGAGCACATTAAGCTCTAATCCGACCAAGACTACCTCAAGCCCTTCATCAGATCCAAGTTCTGAGGTTTCTCCAACAGAGATCGATGCTA ATGGTTCTGCATCCCCTGGCAAACCATTTTCAAGTGAAGCATTCCTAAAGATAACTGAGCAACAGCTAAGAGCAGCTGCTGCAAAGGAAGAGCGAGAGAGCAAATCTCCTGGTGAGAATCAGCCGGAAATTCAGGAGAATCAGCCGGAAGTTCAAAACCTTGTTGCTGAGCAGCAGATAGAGACGGCATCTTCTGGTGAAA TTATTTCAGGCAGTCCTCCAGATGCTGCTTCAGCCATACCTTCTCCTGGGAAGCCCGAGAGAGATACCTGA
- the LOC113761321 gene encoding sec-independent protein translocase protein TATB, chloroplastic isoform X1, whose translation MASAILSPSASSLRLSSLSSSSSTNRRHTFWGLSSSAISVSSQSSSFDFSVWLPQLGLCQTHQWTGLKRFGISSAQHLIKLERSGKRTRIGVYASLFGVGAPEVLVIGVVALLVFGPKGLAEVARNLGKTLRAFQPTIRELQDVSREFKSTLEREIGLDDIQTSTKSTLSSNPTKTTSSPSSDPSSEVSPTEIDANGSASPGKPFSSEAFLKITEQQLRAAAAKEERESKSPGENQPEIQENQPEVQNLVAEQQIETASSGESQSKIETQNQVISGSPPDAASAIPSPGKPERDT comes from the exons ATGGCTTCTGCAATTTTAAGTCCTAGTGCATCATCCCTCCGTCTTTCATCGCTGTCTTCTTCTTCGTCCACAAATAGGAGGCACACCTTCTGGGGCCTCTCCAGTTCTGCAATTTCAGTATCCTCCCAAAGCTCAAGTTTTGATTTCTCCGTCTGGCTTCCTCAGCTGGGTCTCTGTCAAACCCACCAATGGACCGGTCTCAAGCGTTTTGGCATCTCCTCCGCGCAACACCTCATAAAACTTG AAAGGAGCGGCAAACGTACAAGAATAGGTGTTTACGCATCTCTATTTGGGGTTGGGGCTCCTGAGGTTTTGGTGATCGGAGTGGTGGCTTTGTTAGTTTTTGGTCCCAAGGGTCTTGCTGAG GTTGCTCGTAATTTGGGAAAAACATTACGCGCATTTCAACCTACAATTAGGGAACTTCAG GACGTTTCTAGGGAATTCAAAAGCACACTTGAGAGAGAGATTGGTCTTGATGACATTCAAACTTCAACCAAGAGCACATTAAGCTCTAATCCGACCAAGACTACCTCAAGCCCTTCATCAGATCCAAGTTCTGAGGTTTCTCCAACAGAGATCGATGCTA ATGGTTCTGCATCCCCTGGCAAACCATTTTCAAGTGAAGCATTCCTAAAGATAACTGAGCAACAGCTAAGAGCAGCTGCTGCAAAGGAAGAGCGAGAGAGCAAATCTCCTGGTGAGAATCAGCCGGAAATTCAGGAGAATCAGCCGGAAGTTCAAAACCTTGTTGCTGAGCAGCAGATAGAGACGGCATCTTCTGGTGAAAGTCAGTCTAAAATCGAAACCCAGAATCAAG TTATTTCAGGCAGTCCTCCAGATGCTGCTTCAGCCATACCTTCTCCTGGGAAGCCCGAGAGAGATACCTGA